One Cervus canadensis isolate Bull #8, Minnesota chromosome 13, ASM1932006v1, whole genome shotgun sequence DNA segment encodes these proteins:
- the LOC122452576 gene encoding uncharacterized protein LOC122452576 isoform X1 produces MWARDHTLLEAKAGWSCQGRPGLVPGREDKGHQGDAGRTPGRADFRAVGWGGGGSRSQDKAAAARTAPPRGPARPRRTRPASKHASESTRADDGLRPGESPGGEDVISSIEQRKWRPHPKLPAQPVLPPRRLGNVP; encoded by the exons ATGTGGGCGCGAGACCACACTTTGCTGGAGGCCAAGGCTGGGTGGAGCTGCCAGGGGCGCCCAGGGCTCGTCCCGGGGCGGGAGGACAAAGGACATCAAGGGGACGCGGGCCGCACGCCAGGACGGGCCGACTTCCGGGCCgtgggctgggggggtgggggttcccGTTCGCAGGACAAAGCGGCGGCGGCGCGCACGGCTCCTCCGCGcggccccgcccgcccccgccgcACGCGCCCGGCGTCCAAGCACGCGAGCGAGAGCACGCGCGCGGACGACG gcctTCGACCTGGGGAAAGCCCCGGTGGAGAAGACGTGATCAGTTCAATTGAACAAAGGAAATGGCGGCCGCACCCTAAGCTACCGGCACAGCCGGTGTTGCCGCCTAGAAGACTGGGAAACGTTCCCTAA